Proteins encoded together in one Candidatus Eremiobacterota bacterium window:
- a CDS encoding DUF72 domain-containing protein encodes MLVGTSGWTYRDWRGRFYPQKLPQREWLAYYTTIFPTVELNVTTYRLPKENDLARWANVPPGFVYTVKLSRLITHRKRPAE; translated from the coding sequence ATCCTCGTCGGGACGAGCGGCTGGACCTACCGCGACTGGCGCGGGCGCTTCTACCCGCAGAAGCTGCCGCAGCGCGAGTGGCTCGCGTACTACACGACGATCTTCCCGACCGTCGAGCTGAACGTCACGACGTACCGGCTCCCGAAGGAGAACGATCTCGCGCGATGGGCGAACGTGCCGCCCGGCTTCGTCTACACGGTGAAGCTCAGCCGGCTGATCACGCACCGCAAGCGTCCGGCCGAAAA